The Akkermansia muciniphila genome includes the window GGAAATCACCATCACCACGGACAAGGAGAACAAGACCATCACCATCGCGGATACCGGGATAGGCATGACGGAGGCGGACCTGGTGGAAAACCTGGGGACCATCGCCCATTCCGGCACCAAGAAGTTCATGGAGGCCCTCAAGCAGAAGCAGGAAGGCGGCGCGGACCTGATCGGCCAGTTCGGCGTGGGGTTCTACAGCTCCTTCATGGTGGCGGACCAGGTGGAGGTTTTCACCCATTCCTATGAACCGGAGGCAGCCTCCCTGCGCTGGACCTCCAACGGGAGGGAAGGCTACAGCATTGAAACGCTGGACGAACCTCTGGACCGCGGCACCCGCATCGTCATCCACCTGAAGGATGAGTATGAGGAGTTTTCCCAGGAATACCGCGTGAAGGAGCTTCTGCGCCGTTATTCCAACTTCGTGGGCTTTCCGATCAATTTCAACGGGGAGCACATCAACACTGTCCAGGCCATCTGGTCCAAGTCCAAGTCCGATGTGAAGCCGGAGGAATATGACGAGTTCTACCAGTTCATTTCCCACACGGATGAAAAGCCCATGTCCTACATGCATTTCAGCGCGGACGCTCCCATTGTGCTGAATGCCCTGCTCTTCATCCCCAAGAGGAATCCGGAGATGTTCGGCTTCGGCCGCGTGGACGCCAACGTGTCCCTGTACTGCAAGCGCGTGCTGATTGACGCCAAGCCGGAAGGCCTGCTCCCGGAATGGCTGCGCTTCCTGAACGGCGTGGTGGACAGCGAGGACCTGCCCCTGAACATTTCCCGTGAAATGCTCCAGGACAATTCCCTGGTGCGCAAGATCAGCGACATCATCACCAAGCGCTTCATCAAGCACCTGGACAAACTTGCCAGGGACGAAAAAGAAACCTACAAGGAATTCTACGGCCAGTTTTCTCGCTACCTGAAGGAAGGGGTGGTCACCTCCTGGCCGAACAAGGAATCCCTGGGCAAGCTGCTCCGTTTTGAATCCACCGCCACGGATGCGGGGGAAACAACCTCCTTTGAGGAATACATCACCCGCATGAAGGAAGGGCAGACCGCCATTTACGCGCTCACCGGCCCCTCCCGCTCCCATCTGGAAAACAGCCCGTATCTGGAAGCCTTCAAGGCCCGCGGATATGAGGTGGCCTTTTTCACGGACCACGGGGACGAATTCGTGCTGGATTCCCTGTCCAGCGTGGACGGCAAGCCCGTCACGATGATTGACCGCGCGGACGTGGAACTGCCGGAGCTGGAGGAAGAACAGAAGGACGCCCTTCCCCAGGAGGAAGCCACCGCCCTGGAAGAATGGATGAAGGAACTGTATCCGGAAAAATTCTCCAAGGTGACGCTGGGCAAGCGCCTGGTCAGCGGTCCCGCCGTAGCCCTCCAGACCGGAAATGACATGGGGCCGGAAATGCGGGCGTACATGAAGGCCATGGGGCAGGAAATTCCTGAAAGCCATCCCCAGCTGGAACTGAACCCCTCCAACCCGCTGGTGAAAAAACTCTCCGCCCTGAGGACGGAAAATCCGGAACTGGCCCAGATGGTGGCGGACCAGATCGCGAACACCGCCCTGCTCCGCGCCGGCATGCTGGACGATCCCGCCGTGCTGGCCCAGTCCTCCCAGGCCCTGATGGAGCAGCTTCTGCTGAAGTAGGTTCCGGCAGAAAAACGGCCTTCTTTT containing:
- the htpG gene encoding molecular chaperone HtpG: MNTETHPFQAEVRQLLDIVINALYSDREIFVRELVSNASDALEKLRLKQLTDSNIYQPDKPLEITITTDKENKTITIADTGIGMTEADLVENLGTIAHSGTKKFMEALKQKQEGGADLIGQFGVGFYSSFMVADQVEVFTHSYEPEAASLRWTSNGREGYSIETLDEPLDRGTRIVIHLKDEYEEFSQEYRVKELLRRYSNFVGFPINFNGEHINTVQAIWSKSKSDVKPEEYDEFYQFISHTDEKPMSYMHFSADAPIVLNALLFIPKRNPEMFGFGRVDANVSLYCKRVLIDAKPEGLLPEWLRFLNGVVDSEDLPLNISREMLQDNSLVRKISDIITKRFIKHLDKLARDEKETYKEFYGQFSRYLKEGVVTSWPNKESLGKLLRFESTATDAGETTSFEEYITRMKEGQTAIYALTGPSRSHLENSPYLEAFKARGYEVAFFTDHGDEFVLDSLSSVDGKPVTMIDRADVELPELEEEQKDALPQEEATALEEWMKELYPEKFSKVTLGKRLVSGPAVALQTGNDMGPEMRAYMKAMGQEIPESHPQLELNPSNPLVKKLSALRTENPELAQMVADQIANTALLRAGMLDDPAVLAQSSQALMEQLLLK